ACCCGGGCCGCCCACCCCCACCGGCCCGACGACCCCGACGTACGCCGCCAACGCACCGACCTGCTGACCCGACGGCTACCCCCACCACCACGACTGCACGCAGTGCTCTCCGAAGCGGTCCTGCTACGCCCTGCCGGCGGACCGGACGTCATGGCAGCACAGCTGGCCCACCTGCTCACCCTGGCCGAGACGCCCACCGTCACCATCCAGGTCCTACCCCTGACCGCCGGGGCAACCGCCGCCACCCTCGCCGGGCCGTTCACGATCCTCGACTTCGCCCCCGGCAACCGCACCACACCAGACCCCCCGGTGATCCACCGCGAACTCCTAACCGGTGCCCTCTACCTCGACCGCCCCGAGGAGATCGCCGCCTATGAGCGCGTGTGGACGAAACTCACCACACGCGCCCTCGACCCGGAAGCCTCGACACACCTCATCGACAAGCACCGCCACCATCTCGACGACGGTCGATAGTCGGCGCGCGACTCCTCAGACGAGTCCGCGACCATCTGCTGCCTCCACCAGATCCCCAACCTGGACTACGCGAAAGGGAACCAACACGCTTATCCACCTGCAAGAGGCGCCGTAACCTAGCAAGAACATCTACATGTATGGCTACTCGAAGCGGGTTCTGGTGGTGTCGGTGAACCGGCCCACCAGGCGTGCGGCGAGGAGAACGATCACCGTTGCTGTCGCCATGCCTATGGTTACGGGTAGTAGTAGGCCGAGCCAGGGTACGGGTGCCGGTTGGGTGCTGGAGGTGGCCAGCACGGTTCCGGAGACGCCGCCGGCGACCGCTGCCAGGAGTGACAGTGCGACCAGGGGGACCATCGCCTCCAGGAGGATCGCTCCGCGCAGGGACGTGACGGCAGCGCCGGTGGCTCGGAGGAGGGACAGGGGGAGTCTCCGCTCGATGAGACCCGTGACCATGGCGATCACCATGCCCAGGGACGAGATCACGAAAACGATCGTGGTGCCGACGGCCAGCAACCAGTAGAACCGTCGTACTCCTTCGTTGTAGCCGTCGAAGGAGTTCTGGCGGATGGTGACGGTGCTGGCTGGAACGGCCTGGTTGATGATCGTGCGAGCCTGCTCCAGTGCGGTCGGGTCCTGGTAGGAGAAGAGCAGTTTCGAGGGTCGGAGCTGGGAGGTCAGCGCCGTCAGGGTGCGGCTGTCGAGAAGGACTTGGGGCATGTCGACCCCGGCCTCGGCGGGCATCGACGCTGTGGTCGTCACGGACACTTTCTGCGCGGTGACGTCCTGAGGGTCGATGATGGCCTCTCTCGGTCTGACCTGCCGGGGGCTGAGGTTGTACAGGTCGAGGGTGCCTTCGGTGAGCACCGTCGTGGTGACGTTGTCCGCCAGCACTGCCGGTGCGTCGGCGCAGGAGACGGTCAGACGCGCCGCCGACTGCATCTCGCCGCAGTCACCGATCCACACGTTCGCCGGTTCGCCGATGGCAGACGAGGCCAGGCCTGTGTAGACCAGCGTCGCGGCCTCGATTCCCTCGATGCGGCGGACGTCGTCGAGCACGGTCCGGCTTCTGTCTGTGGAGGCGGAGGTGACGAGTGCCTGTGCGGTGTCGTCGCGTTGGCCGATCGTGGTGGTGCTCTGGAGGCTTGCGACCGCGGCGGGGGTCGAGGCCACGAACAAGGTGCAGACCAGCACGGCAAGGATGACGCCGCCGAGTGCCCGGAAGCCGGAGCGCGGATCCGCCGCGAGCCGGCGACCGGCCAGCAGGGCGACGGGGCCGCCACGGCGGGACAGGGTGACGCCGATCTGTTGAGTGATCCACGGGCCTGCCAGGATCAGACTGGCGAGCAGGACGGCGAACGAGAGCATGGCCCATCGCGTGCCGGTCGCGTCGGTTTCCCGCAGCGTCCAGAGCAGGGTGGGCGTGGCCAGTAGCAGTGGGACGATCCGCCACGGGTGGACGGGCCGCCCGACGGCGCGGGCGCTGGAAGCCAGCGGTGAGCGGGAGACCGCTCGTAGCGTGAGCTGTGATGCCAGCGCGGCCACGATCGGCACGGCGACGACCACCGTGAGGACACCCCACACACCCGGCCACAGGTCGTCGGTGAACCAGCGTTGGCCGTCGTAGTCCAGTCGCGCTACGACAGGGCGGAGGGCCGCGAAGAAGATCAGCCCGAGGACGACGCCCCCTACGCCGGGGATCAG
Above is a window of Micromonospora yangpuensis DNA encoding:
- a CDS encoding helix-turn-helix domain-containing protein, translated to MATDLGSSVPRRHLGNILRELRTEARMTLDGVSQAIGCSRQKIWQLEAGLRPVRPLDVRTLTTLYAANPDLATNLTTLATETTARGWWHAYDNPVPATFTPYPSLEATAARIRTYHESLIPGLLQTAAYTRAAHPHRPDDPDVRRQRTDLLTRRLPPPPRLHAVLSEAVLLRPAGGPDVMAAQLAHLLTLAETPTVTIQVLPLTAGATAATLAGPFTILDFAPGNRTTPDPPVIHRELLTGALYLDRPEEIAAYERVWTKLTTRALDPEASTHLIDKHRHHLDDGR
- a CDS encoding ABC transporter permease — its product is MFRLAFKLGLSGRAAYAVHTITTFAVGAGSALLLFALSVAPATQVRSDRTSWMSSDLVVGSVPFGQDAATTVGTSTDYYRTSAIDVVIVAGTSTGSPVPPGIPRLPREGEAYFSPALHRLVSAQPPLTGRYGNSVGTIGAEALAGPDHLLVVRGVSPQAAAVTGTTVTSFPRHTAAAELDGVLRTLLLLAGVAVLAPIALFVAMATRLTSASRDERLARLRLAGAGPRTIRRMAGIESLIPGVGGVVLGLIFFAALRPVVARLDYDGQRWFTDDLWPGVWGVLTVVVAVPIVAALASQLTLRAVSRSPLASSARAVGRPVHPWRIVPLLLATPTLLWTLRETDATGTRWAMLSFAVLLASLILAGPWITQQIGVTLSRRGGPVALLAGRRLAADPRSGFRALGGVILAVLVCTLFVASTPAAVASLQSTTTIGQRDDTAQALVTSASTDRSRTVLDDVRRIEGIEAATLVYTGLASSAIGEPANVWIGDCGEMQSAARLTVSCADAPAVLADNVTTTVLTEGTLDLYNLSPRQVRPREAIIDPQDVTAQKVSVTTTASMPAEAGVDMPQVLLDSRTLTALTSQLRPSKLLFSYQDPTALEQARTIINQAVPASTVTIRQNSFDGYNEGVRRFYWLLAVGTTIVFVISSLGMVIAMVTGLIERRLPLSLLRATGAAVTSLRGAILLEAMVPLVALSLLAAVAGGVSGTVLATSSTQPAPVPWLGLLLPVTIGMATATVIVLLAARLVGRFTDTTRTRFE